A stretch of DNA from Pontiella agarivorans:
GAGCATCCACGGGATATTCACCGTTTTTATACCACTTGCTAAAACATACGGGTATATTTTTGCCACCCGCTCCGCTGGAGGACCTCGGAGAACACAGAATCCTTCCTCCGTGTTCTTCGTGGTGAAACTTCGTACGAGGTTTATACCGAGAAGTAATCAAACAGGCTATTCATCAACGCACAGAGGGACGGGATATTGCACGTCAGTCCGTTTCGAGTGTTTCGAGCGAGGCCAGTGCGGGATTGCGGGGTTTTCCGCCTTTGTAGATTTGATTCAGGATCAGTGTACTGATGCCTTGCAGGGCGCCAAGATGCGGAAGGATCTCAAAATCGATATCCGGATGGTTGTTTTTTTCCTCTTCGATGATGCGCGGGATGTCATTCACCACATGGGTGCCGGCGGCGAGAAAATAGGGAAAAATCCGGATTTCGGAAGCGCCCTCATCGACGAGGTCGGCGACGGCGGAGTCGATCTGCGGACTGGAGATTTCAAGAAAGGCGCTGGTTACGAGGTCGAATGCCGGGCCGGCGTTTTCATGTATGCGCTGAGCAAGGCGGCGGACTTCATCATTGGACTCTTTACGGCGGCTTCCATGCGCAACAATCAACAGTGCTTTCATCACTCTCTCCAGGTTCTGAGGAGGCACCCCTGCCTAACTCAGGTTACCAATAATAGACACCATGGGGAGGAACATGGCAATCACAATTGTGCCGACAACCACTGCGAGAATGACAATCAGCAACGGTTCGATAATCGAGCTTAATCCGGCCACGATATTATCCACTTCGTCCTCATACATATCGGCGGTTTTCAGCAGCATATCCGGCAGCTCGCCGGTTTCCTCGCCCACTTCGACCATTCCGCCGAAAATCGGAGGGAAAATGGAATTGGCTTCCACGGGCGCGGCCATGGATTCGCCGTCTTTAATGTTATCATGAATATTCTGGACCGCATTCGAGATTATTTCATTGCTGAGTGTTTCTTTTACAATTGAGAGGGCCTGAAGAACGGGAACGCCGGATTCCATCAGGGTGCCGAGCGTTCGGGCAAAGCGGGCCAGAGCCGACATCCGGATAAGTTTTCCAAACAGGGGGAGGACGAGTTTCAGTGCATCGAGCACATAGCGGCCGCGTTTGAACCGTTTCAGGATTATGAAAAGAACCGCGGCACCTGCAAGGGCTGCGAGGCCGACCGGCCACTGGTTTTTAATGTTTTCGCTGATCCCCATTACATAAAGCGTGAGCGGCGGAAGGGCGCGCCCGTCGAGCATATCGGAAAAGATGATTTCAAATTTCGGAATAATGGAAACCATCAGGAAGATCATAATCGCCGAAGAGGCCAGCAGCACCACGATGGGGTAGGTCATGGCACTTTTGACGCGATTTTTCACCTTCTGGGCTTTTTCCATATAGGAGGCGAGACGGTCGAGAACGGTGTCGAGGACTCCGCCGGCTTCCCCGGCTTTGACCATATTGACATAGAGCCGGTTGAAGATGCGGGGATGTTCGGCCAGTGCATCCGCGAAGGTGCTGCCGCCTTCAATGGATTCGGCGATCCGGCCGATCGCTTTTTTCAGCGTGTTATGGCTTTCCTGCCGTTCCAGAATCTTCAGCCCTTTGAGCAGAGGCATGCCGGAGTGGATGAGGGTGGCGAGCTGGCGGGTCAGTATCATCAGCTGTTTCGGGGTGATCGGGGTCAGCAAAGCCGGAAGTCGGATTTCGGTGGAAAGTCCGCGTTTGTGCGACGGTGTCGATTCTGCCGTTTTTTCAGTTTTTGGAAGCTTCAGGTCGGTTCCCGCCACTTCGGTGGGAAACAGCCCCCGGCTTTTCAGCAGCGTCTCCGCCGCGGTCGAACTGGCCGCATTGACGACTCCGCTTTTTTCCCGGCCATTGATGTCGTGAGCTGTATATCTGAATTTAGGCATCGTATTTTTCCTGAGTTCGGAACAGGTATCACCGAATTACTTCGGCAGCTCCTCGGGAAATTCCTCTTCGGACAGGTACTGTGTTTTCAGTTTTTTGCGGTCCGCCTCTTTCACTTTGTACATTTCGATGCAGCGCCGGAATGTGGCTTTGAATTTGTGGCGTTCCGGAAAGGTGTCTTTGTTGAGATAGGCATGGGTTACGCCGACATATTTTACGAGCAGGTGTTTCCAGTGCACCACGTGGGCCGGCATGGAGGCGCTGATGACTTCAATATCTTTGTCGGTAATCTCGGTCCATGCCCGCAGCTCGTCGCGATTGAGCAGATGGGCAAGGCAGATGGTCCGTACGAGCGGTTCTGTTTCCTTGTTTAATGCAATTTCCCAGAGCAGATCGGTGGCCTTTTGCTCCTGGCAGGAATCGATCATGGCTTCGGCAAATTCAATGTCGCGGCCCGAGGCATAGATTTCCAGCATGTAGGGAATCAGCCGGGGGCGCATGACCTCTTTTCCGCGTTGAATATGCGCTTCTCTGCTCCAGTAGCTTTTGGAGTACTGATAGTCGTTGAAAATGGTTCGCATTTCCATTTTTTTATTGGTCATCAGCAGGACGAAAATAATCATGCAGATACCGGTAAAAATCCACTTCATCATGTGTATTGCACCACCTCTTCAACTGTTGTGCGTCCATCCAGAATCAGGCGGATTCCATCTTCGCGCAGGGTGCGCATTCCGAGAGCAATTGCTTTCCGGCGAAGGGCCAGTGTAGGTTGTTTTTCAACAATGGCTGAGCGCAGCGTCTCATTGATCGGCATATATTCAAAAAGGGCACAGCGTCCGCTGTAGCCGCTTCCTCCGCAGGTTTCGCATCCTGATCCGCGGTAAAACGGGCGATCGCCAATTTGCGCCCGGGTGAGTTCGAGCAACTGCAGCATTTCATCATCCGGCGTATAGGCGGTTTTGCAGTCCGGGCAGATTGTACGCACCAACCGCTGGCCCATGACGGCCTCGAGCGTCGAGGCAATCAGATAAGGCTCCACATCCATATCAATTAAACGGGTAATGGCGCCGGCGGCGTCATTCGTATGCAGTGTCGTGAAGACCAGATGTCCAGTCAGTGAGGCCTGCACGGCAATCTGTGCGGTATCCAGATCGCGGATTTCGCCGACCATAATCACATCCGGATCCTGACGGAGAAATGAGCGCAGGGCCGAGGCGAAGGTGAGGCCGATGTTGTCACGAACCGGCAGCTGGATGATTCCTTCCACGTCGTATTCAACGGGATCTTCCGCTGTTAGAATTTTGGTTTCGGTTTTGTTGATCCGCTGGAGAGCTGCATAAAGGGTTGTTGTTTTTCCGGAGCCGGTGGGACCGGTCACTATCACGATGCCGTTCGGTTTTTCTATATCCTTTGTGAAACTGCGGTAGATATCTTCCGGGAATCCGATGCGGTCGAGTTCGAGTTGAACATTGGAGCGGTCAAGCACTCGCAGCACTACACTTTCGCCGAACTGGGTGGGCAGGGTGGAGACGCGGAAATCGATGGTATGTCCTCCTGCGGCGAGTTCGATGCGCCCGTCCTGAGGAAGTCGGGATTCTGCAATGTCGAGTCCGGCGATGACTTTGATTCGCGAGATAATCGGCAGGGCCAGATGAATGGGCGGGGGAGGCATTTCAAAAAGGGCGCCATCCACCCGGCAGCGGATTTTAAACTCCTTTTCAAAGGGTTCGAAATGGATATCCGATGCGCCGTCGCTGACCGCCTGCTGCAGGATGCTGTTTACGAATTGGATGACCGGGGTGGAGCAGGCGGCATGTTCGAGATCGGTGAAATGGGTCTGTTCCAGCCCCGCCGAGGGGGCGGGTGTTGATTCATCTGTTTCTCCAAAGAGTTTATGAATCGTCTTTTTAATCTGTTCTTCCGGGGCGACCACAAAGCCGATCGGTTGCGACAGAATAAACGCCATGTCGTCCGCCACGGCCGAAGCGGGATAATCGCACACCGCAAAAATAACCGCGCCGTCCTCTTCCTTCACCGGCGTGGTAAAATACATGCGGACAAGGCTGGAGGGAATGCGGTTTCCAGGGTTTGGAAACGTTGGTGTGTTTTCGAGATCGATAATCTCGCTGTTGAGTGCATCGGCCACGGCCTGCAGATATTCCGGTTCGCGGAGATCGTGCTGATCAAGAATGATGTCGCGTATGCTGCGTCCTTGCGCGAGATGTTCCCCGTGAATGGACTCCGCCTGTTCCCGGGAAATACGTCCGCTGTCGACCAGATGGTTGAGCATGATCATCCGTTGCGGTCTCCCATGGTTACCCGGAGCACTTCGCTCAGTGTGGTTTCACCGTCGGCTGCTTTACGGAGGCCGTCCTCCCGGAGGGTGCGCATGCCGCCGGCGGCAGCCGCGTTTCGCAGTTCGGCAGTGGAGGCCTTTCGGTAGATCAGCTCGCGCAGGGCATCATTGATCGCCATCAGTTCAAAAATACCTTTGCGGCCGTGATAGCCGGTATGGCCGCAGGCGGGGCAGCCTTCGCCTTTCCAGAGGCTGGAGACCGGCTCAGCGAGCTGTTGTTCGGTTGCGGAAGGTGCATAGGAAACTTTACACGATCCGCAGATGGTGCGAACCAGTCGCTGGGCCATGATGCCGCGGACTGCGGATGAAATGAGAAAAGGTTTAATGCCGATGTCCGTCAGACGGGTGACCGCGCTTGGAGCATCGTTGGTGTGCAGGGTGCTGAGTACCAGATGTCCGGTGAGCGCTGCATTTACGGCAATCTCCGCCGTTTCCCGGTCGCGGATTTCTCCGATCATAATGATATTTGGGGCCTGCCGCAGCATGGAGCGCAGGGCGGCGCTGAAGGTGAGGCCGATATCCGAGCGGACACGCACCTGGTTGATGCCGTTCAACTGATACTCCACCGGATCCTCGACCGTGATGATTTTACGGTCCGGTTGGTTGAGGTGATTCAGGCAGGCATACAGCGAGGTGGTTTTCCCGGAGCCGGTCGGGCCGGTAACCAGCAGAATGCCGTCGGGGTACTGGATGAGACGCTGGAAGGTTTTATGGTCCTCTTCATGAAATCCAAGGTTTGGAAGTCCGAGCTGCAAGGTCTGCTTGTCGAGAATACGCATTACAATGCTTTCCCCGTGATTGGTCGGAATCGAGGAGACGCGCAGATCGAGCGGGCGGCCTTCGGCATTGATTTCAATTCGTCCGTCCTGCGGAAGCCGCTTTTCGGAAATTTTCATACCGGCCATGATTTTAATTCGGCTGATGACGGAGGGGTGCAGCCGCCGCGGCGGTCCTTCGACTTCCCGCAGGGCGCCGTCGATCCGGTAGCGAACCCGGAAGGTCGCGGAGAGCGGTTCAAGGTGGATATCGGATGCGCGTTGGTTGAAGCCTTCTGTTATCAGCAGGTTGACGAGTCTGATGACCGGTTCGTCATCACTTTGGACGGGGGGCTCTTCTTTTTTTTCCGGTATAGGCGTAGTGGGCTCGGAATAGAGCCGTTTAAGCGTCGCTTCGATTTGCTCCGGCAGGGCGGCCACGATTTCGACCGGTGTATCGAACAGGTAACGCAGGGTGTCAAGGGTTTCAATATCGGATGGATCTCCGAAAGCGAGTGTCAGGGCGGTCCCGGTTTTCCGGATTGGGACGGTGCGGTAGCGCAGGGCGATTTCCGGGTCGATCAGGTTTGCGGCGGATGAGGCAGGAACCGTTTCATCGAGTTCGATCTGTTCCATGCCGACATGGCGGGCCACATCTGAAAAAAGCATGTGCCTGGAGCAGTTTTCGTCCGCAAGCTGGTCTAGGAGATCTCCGGTTTCCGGTCCACATTGTTGCAGTGCGGTTTCAATCGTTTTCCGGCTGAACCGATTTCCAAGGATTTCCGCAATATAGTGATTATTCCGCATCAATGAGGCCGCATCGTTAGGTGAGGAAAGAGGGTCTCACAGGAGATGGAGTGTTGTCAATCTGAGCGGTATCCGTCGTGTATTTTGCATAAAAAAGCCTCCCGCTCTGCTCGGGCGGGAGGCTGTGTAGAACAGCTGTTTTATTATCCGGTTACATCATCAGACGGCGGATAAAGAACAGCCCTCCGCCAACGAGGGCAATCAATCCGGCGGTTGCCGGCTCAGGGATGGCCTGAAAATTGACATAATCAACATTTACGCCGCCATTGTTGGAAGTATCTGCCCAGGCGAAATGGAAAACATCTCCGCTTTCGCCAGAGAGGTTGATGCTAATGGTTGTCCAGTCATCATATGATGCTGTTTTTGCAAAGAAAACGGTATCACCCGCCGTGCTCAGCGGGGAGCCCGTTTCTTCGATGGAGATATGGAATTCTCCGGGATTGGTGCTGGCGGCAGCATAGCGCAGGACAATGTTGGTGAACGCGGTATCAGCGGCGAGGGTAAAGCCGGAATTGTCCCGGTTATTGAGCGCGGTAAAACCGGCTCCGGTATATCCCGTATGGTCGGTTCTGATTTCTGTATCACCGAACAGCGTTGCTGCACCGGATGCGGCATCAATAATTCCAGCCTGTGCAGCTCCTGTTACAGCAAGGACGGACAATATATAGATGATCTGTTTCATTTTATTCCTTTAGGTTTTCTTTTCAGGTGTAGTTTTTTTTGCCGATGTGCCGTTTAGCAGATTGGAGGCCAAGGTTGTGTGATATGCTGTGAAGCGGTAAAAGCTTATCATAAAACTAACAAATCGATTGATGAGCAGCAGGGCCGGGTTGATCAGTCGGCGGGGTTTTATGCAGTTCTGATAAAAAATCCGGATTTTGAAATAAAGCAACCGCGCTGGATATGCCTTCTGTTTTTTCTCATCTTCTGTGAAGCATCTGGATATACGCAGGCAGAGTCAGGAGCGTTGTTTAAATGGATGATTTTTCAGTCTGCTGGGTGTGCCGGGGAGCGGACGAATTTGCCCTGTTTCTTAAATAAGTGTAATGTGATCGGTTTTAATGGAGATGTCATGAGTGAAAAAACGGGGTTAATGAATAAAACACGGCTGGCTTTGATGCTGGGGCTTGTTCTGTTGGCGGGATTCATGACCATGAGTATTGCGGGGTATTATGTTTCCAAGGCTAATATCCGCGAAGCTGTACGAAATCATGAGCTGCCGCTGGCGAGTGATAATATCCATTCTGAAATCCAGCGCATTCTGCTGCCTCCGCTGAACATTTCAGAAACCATGGCCAACAGTGTTTTTCTACGCGACTGGGTGCTGGACGGGGAACAGGATGTCGAGCGAATCATTGACTACCTGAGCCGCATTCAGTCCAAGCAGGGGATGACTTCGGCCTTTTTAGTTTCAGAAAAAACGCGGAACTATTATTCCCATAAAGGTCTGCGTAATCAGATTGATCCGGAGGGCGAGGATGTCTGGTATGCCCGGTGTCGCGATGCCAGGACGGATTTTGAAATCAATGCCGACATTGATATGCATGTGAGTAACCGGCTGACGTTGTTTATCAATTATAAGGTCTATGATTATGACGGGAATTTTATCGGTGTTGCAGGGGTGGCTGAACGGATCGAATCGATTGAAGCGCTGATTCAGCATTTTAAATCGCGCTACCGTAAAACCATCTATTTTGCAAA
This window harbors:
- a CDS encoding PEP-CTERM sorting domain-containing protein (PEP-CTERM proteins occur, often in large numbers, in the proteomes of bacteria that also encode an exosortase, a predicted intramembrane cysteine proteinase. The presence of a PEP-CTERM domain at a protein's C-terminus predicts cleavage within the sorting domain, followed by covalent anchoring to some some component of the (usually Gram-negative) cell surface. Many PEP-CTERM proteins exhibit an unusual sequence composition that includes large numbers of potential glycosylation sites. Expression of one such protein has been shown restore the ability of a bacterium to form floc, a type of biofilm.), which produces MKQIIYILSVLAVTGAAQAGIIDAASGAATLFGDTEIRTDHTGYTGAGFTALNNRDNSGFTLAADTAFTNIVLRYAAASTNPGEFHISIEETGSPLSTAGDTVFFAKTASYDDWTTISINLSGESGDVFHFAWADTSNNGGVNVDYVNFQAIPEPATAGLIALVGGGLFFIRRLMM
- a CDS encoding GspE/PulE family protein produces the protein MIMLNHLVDSGRISREQAESIHGEHLAQGRSIRDIILDQHDLREPEYLQAVADALNSEIIDLENTPTFPNPGNRIPSSLVRMYFTTPVKEEDGAVIFAVCDYPASAVADDMAFILSQPIGFVVAPEEQIKKTIHKLFGETDESTPAPSAGLEQTHFTDLEHAACSTPVIQFVNSILQQAVSDGASDIHFEPFEKEFKIRCRVDGALFEMPPPPIHLALPIISRIKVIAGLDIAESRLPQDGRIELAAGGHTIDFRVSTLPTQFGESVVLRVLDRSNVQLELDRIGFPEDIYRSFTKDIEKPNGIVIVTGPTGSGKTTTLYAALQRINKTETKILTAEDPVEYDVEGIIQLPVRDNIGLTFASALRSFLRQDPDVIMVGEIRDLDTAQIAVQASLTGHLVFTTLHTNDAAGAITRLIDMDVEPYLIASTLEAVMGQRLVRTICPDCKTAYTPDDEMLQLLELTRAQIGDRPFYRGSGCETCGGSGYSGRCALFEYMPINETLRSAIVEKQPTLALRRKAIALGMRTLREDGIRLILDGRTTVEEVVQYT
- a CDS encoding type II secretion system F family protein, whose translation is MPKFRYTAHDINGREKSGVVNAASSTAAETLLKSRGLFPTEVAGTDLKLPKTEKTAESTPSHKRGLSTEIRLPALLTPITPKQLMILTRQLATLIHSGMPLLKGLKILERQESHNTLKKAIGRIAESIEGGSTFADALAEHPRIFNRLYVNMVKAGEAGGVLDTVLDRLASYMEKAQKVKNRVKSAMTYPIVVLLASSAIMIFLMVSIIPKFEIIFSDMLDGRALPPLTLYVMGISENIKNQWPVGLAALAGAAVLFIILKRFKRGRYVLDALKLVLPLFGKLIRMSALARFARTLGTLMESGVPVLQALSIVKETLSNEIISNAVQNIHDNIKDGESMAAPVEANSIFPPIFGGMVEVGEETGELPDMLLKTADMYEDEVDNIVAGLSSIIEPLLIVILAVVVGTIVIAMFLPMVSIIGNLS
- a CDS encoding GspE/PulE family protein, with protein sequence MRNNHYIAEILGNRFSRKTIETALQQCGPETGDLLDQLADENCSRHMLFSDVARHVGMEQIELDETVPASSAANLIDPEIALRYRTVPIRKTGTALTLAFGDPSDIETLDTLRYLFDTPVEIVAALPEQIEATLKRLYSEPTTPIPEKKEEPPVQSDDEPVIRLVNLLITEGFNQRASDIHLEPLSATFRVRYRIDGALREVEGPPRRLHPSVISRIKIMAGMKISEKRLPQDGRIEINAEGRPLDLRVSSIPTNHGESIVMRILDKQTLQLGLPNLGFHEEDHKTFQRLIQYPDGILLVTGPTGSGKTTSLYACLNHLNQPDRKIITVEDPVEYQLNGINQVRVRSDIGLTFSAALRSMLRQAPNIIMIGEIRDRETAEIAVNAALTGHLVLSTLHTNDAPSAVTRLTDIGIKPFLISSAVRGIMAQRLVRTICGSCKVSYAPSATEQQLAEPVSSLWKGEGCPACGHTGYHGRKGIFELMAINDALRELIYRKASTAELRNAAAAGGMRTLREDGLRKAADGETTLSEVLRVTMGDRNG
- a CDS encoding sirohydrochlorin chelatase, with the protein product MKALLIVAHGSRRKESNDEVRRLAQRIHENAGPAFDLVTSAFLEISSPQIDSAVADLVDEGASEIRIFPYFLAAGTHVVNDIPRIIEEEKNNHPDIDFEILPHLGALQGISTLILNQIYKGGKPRNPALASLETLETD